In the Drosophila teissieri strain GT53w chromosome 3R, Prin_Dtei_1.1, whole genome shotgun sequence genome, ataaatttcaaaaattttcaTCTCTTTCTTTACTTAATTTGGTTCGTAATTTGCTTCTCTTTTATTCATGTTTGTCAACACAACGTCGACTAAGCTAGTCGAGTTAGAAGCTCAGGCTTATATACCCTAagaataattatatatttcaacaAAAGTGATATTTTCGAAGAGTTTCTCGACTGCTACATGATAAAGTCGGTTGGTTTAAATTGTATCAAAATTTTCAGGTTATTCCAATGGCAGATGATATAGTCGTACCGTTTCGATTAAATGAATTCAAACATTTAACTAATTACACTATCTAAAATTTAGATCAACATACTATCTCTTCGAATTATTATATTGAAGCGTGCCACACCCCCATAAACTAAAGTCCAACaacatttgtaaaatattggTTCATATGGAAGTAGTTTTCTCATAGTCgtgaattcgactatagcgattatatattattcccaaataaatttttttcagAAAATATCATAATTCATCAACTATCAATACTCAGAAAAATATAACGATATCCATTATTTAAGCTATCGATACATTGATACTTTTATACTTTGCCATCGCCAGTAATCCAGCCGCCTGGTAACACTTTTAATTTTCACGTCGAAGAAATCGGACGCGTTCTGCGCGTCGCCCGCGCGAGAATAAAAGAATTCCAATTCTGTCAttaaatagttattttattggaaaaatatttaactaagAGGTGAGTAACAGTGTTTCAAGTGAATATACACAGCAGTTTGCGGTCAATTAGTGAAATGAATGCCATTTACAcaggcacgcacacaaacacactcataCGCACACAGACGCGAGAAATTTCCCTGTTTTTTTTGTCTGCggtgcattttattttgtgtgtgctaTTGCCATTTTTCGGCACTCGCTCCTGGCTGTTGTAAACAAAGTTGTAGTTAGTTGCAACATTGATTATTGATCGCGCATTGCACTTTTTCGCCTGCAGCCAACAAACTCATAGATACAGAAAAGTATTGATTTTCGTCCAAGATGGCGGACGACGAGCAATTCAGCTTGTGCTGGAACAACTTCAACACGAATTTGTCGGCCGGCTTTCACGAGTCGCTATGCCGCGGCGACCTGGTGGACGTCTCCCTGGCCGCCGAGGGCCAAATAGTAAAGGCCCATCGATTGGTGTTATCCGTCTGCTCGCCCTTCTTCCGCAAGATGTTCACTCAGATGCCGTCGAACACCCACGCTATCGGTGAGTTTGCACCTCTGATATCTAACTCTATATGATGGCGGCCTTTTCTGACCCTACACTCTCTTCGCAATTCTTGCAGTATTCCTGAACAACGTCAGCCACTCGGCGCTGAAGGACCTCATCCAATTCATGTACTGCGGCGAGGTCAACGTGAAGCAGGACGCCCTGCCCGCGTTTATAAGCACCGCGGAATCGCTGCAAATCAAGGGGCTAACGGATGTAAGTATATGTGTGCTTATATGTGACATACTGGGATACTGGTATATCGAATCGGGGGAACAgcaaagccaaacaacaacaacgcaacCAGCACATCGCCTTTCGCGCCCAATACATACACACGCGCTGGCGTCTGTATAAGAGCATGGTTTGACTGTACCGAGAACTTTCTCGCAAACGAAACGCGTGCCAGAGAGAGACAACTGGAGGGGCTATGCGCCCAGCATTTGTCCCGCTCTGGCTCGCACGGCAGCGGCCAATTGTgtggttgtttttgtttcgcagCGAATTCGATACCAAAGCATAAACATTAATTTGTAGCGGATATAAAAAAGCAACTATTGCAATTCAAGTCTTTTGACGATTGTCTTTTTAACTGTTTAACTAATTGGGAAAAAGCTTTTATCTTCCCGACTAAAATGAAtgtatttgcaatatttttttcataattaattttagtgCAGCTGTACTAAATGAAACGGGAATTAgaactaaaaaatattttttatttgtccaatcaattaattattaacaatatttaaaagaagTGAATGGCCAGATTTCTAGTTAGTTAGATAggataaatgtatgtatattttatcgATTTCAAATTCCCTATTATCGGAAtatttctattaaaaaaaatgcaataattaaataatgaatattttttatagaacGATCCTGCGCCTCAGCCGCCGCAGGAATCTAGCCCGCCGCCAGCAGCACCTCAtgtacaacaacagcaaatacCGGCTCAGCGGGTGCAGCGCCAGCAGCCGCGCGCATCCGCCCGCTATAAGATCGAGACCGTGGACGACGGCCTGGGCGACGACAGCAAGGGGGGCACAACCCAGATCGTTATCCAGACCACGGCCGCACCCCAAGCCACCATTgtacaacagcagcagacgcaacaacagcaggcggCGCAGCAGATCCAAacgcagcagctgcagacgGGAACCACGACGACGGCAACGCTGGTGTCGACAAACAAACGCTCCGCCCAGCGCTCCTCACTGGCGTCCGCCTCCTCGAGCGGCGGCGTAAAGCGCTCTAAGACAAGCACCTCCGCAAATGTGATGGACCCTCTCGACTCGACCACGGAAACTGGAACCACGACAACTACCCAACTGGTGCCGCAACAGATCACCGTACAAACATCTGTGGTCTCTGCGGCAGAAACAAAGCTCCACCAGCAATCGCCGCAGCAGGTTCGTCAACAGCAGGAGGAAGCCGAATACATTGATCTCCCCATGGAATTACCCACGAAATCTGAACCTGACTACTCTGAGGACCATGGCGATGCCGCCGGTGATGGGGAGGGCACCTATGTGGAGGACGATACTTACGGAGACATGCGCTACGACGACAGTTACTTCACGGAGAACGAGGATGCGGGCAACCAGACTGCGGCAAATACGAGCGGTGGCGGAGTGACGGCGACCACTTCCAAGGCAGTGGTTAAGCAACAATCCCAGAACTACAGTGAATCATCGTTTGTCGACACCAGCGCGGATCAGGGCAACACAGAGGCTCAAGGTTGGTTGAATTCCCCAGCATACATGGTCAAAGGCCAATAGATATAAGAACTATTCAAGGGTCATGAAGTCCGCTTGCGAAATGCAAACACGTTAAAAAAGATTCCTAATTCAAGGgtcacattttcattttaaccTTAAACACATTCCAAACCTATTGGCTTCGCAAACGGATGATGTCCTTTTAAAGTCCGGCAAAGTGcgcttaattttgttttaaacaaaGTTAAGCTATACTTCACTGACTGACTCATACTTAATAAGTAGTTTGCCAGCCTGTGTTCTATTTGAAATCGATAAGGAGCACTAGGCAGATCTTTGCTGTCTAATGCATATTTACTAAATGCTGGACGCAGATCGCGCGTTCTTACATTCATTCAGTTAAAAGGTAAGTAGAGTGCTGACATTTTAATAACCTGCTAGGACGGATCCGATGTCATACCATGGAGCTGAACCCGTGAAAAGCTGCAACTACTCAAGGTAATACCAGCACACTTAAACCACcatatatttttccaaaattttcaggtatttgcaattttaaattgatgtAAGCAATCTTACATGATCAGAgggttattatttaaacatgCACACTTCGGTTTCAATAACGATGTTCTGGTGATGCTAAGGTTACTGGGGTTCGTTGTTATGGTAGTTATCCCAATTGTACCTAAAGATGTTGTCTGGATTTGTTCAAGCAACGTAAAAGCTTGCTAATGCAAATCCAGCAACGGCATTAATTGCCGAGTCTTCAAATTCTATTCGTACTTATAATTTGTTCTTAATCTCTATCGGTTCAAAATGAACAGTGGACaagtaaaatagaaaaaggtCTGTTAAGCATACTCATATGTAGACATCTATTCTAATTTGGCCCCGTTTTAATTTTCGTGCactgtttttatgtttttttttttgccctttttttttttgtttttatgtacTGTTTTTTATGTAGCTGAAATCGTGTTTGTGGTATTTCATTTAGTGGAAAATTGTATTGTAActgccttttatttttgctccGTATACTAGATATTTCTTTGAACCAATTTACGATGTTTTCATAAGCGTCTGGCGATTTCAAGTTTTTAGAGTAGATTAGACTTTACTAATTTAATCGTGCATAAGTGAGAAAGAACGAGTTACGGTAATTCAACTTTTGTGTGCACTCTGAATAGTAATACTTAGTCATATGTTCCTAGATAGTTACTcgatatttatattattttgctatagagaaaaagaaaattttgaTATATGTAGAGTTGCCATTTCCTGGAGATTGagggcggcgttgccacttaCGGCAGCCCTAATTGAATATGCAGCCCTGGCTGTTCAGTAATGTGGCAACGCCGTgcaaaatcataaaataatgCAAGCGAACTTGTTTTGTTATTTGATTGCATGCGTTTTGCAAGGCCTATTTGTCCacaaattaatttcctgcTTGTGCCAGCGTGCGTGGTGCGGCGTTGGCTAAATAATTCAAGTGGTGGGGCTCGTAACAGGCAATGCCTCTGTGTACTTCTGATAATCTGTGATAATGCTCATTAAAAACTAAAGCGATGATAATTCGGAAGGAAATGCTACCGTAAGTTGTAAAATGCAATACCGCCGCAATTTGGTAAGTTTTATACCACAGTAACGACGCGTTCTTCAGTTCACCGAGTGCAAATAAACTGCTTAAAGCCAAagtctaaactaaaagttgtTTTATTTCGCCGATCCTAACTTAGCGCTTAAGCCATATATGTACGAATATTTACTAGAATAGGTACTAGCCATTGGCTCTACTATATATGCCCACTAAACCAAATTCCTCGCCTTCTTGTCGCCCCTTTGCTTCGGTTTCCCTCGGGCTCCTGCAGATACGGAGATCAGTTTCATTCGCAGCCAGAAGAAGAACGCCCAGCTGGTGTTCCGGAACTACATCTACAACAAGAAGCTCACCCAGGCCAATGGACAGACGACCTGGCGCTGTGCGGATGTGCTCAAGCTCCGCTGCAAGGCGGTGGTCATCACCCGCGACGG is a window encoding:
- the LOC122619687 gene encoding modifier of mdg4-like isoform X6; amino-acid sequence: MADDEQFSLCWNNFNTNLSAGFHESLCRGDLVDVSLAAEGQIVKAHRLVLSVCSPFFRKMFTQMPSNTHAIVFLNNVSHSALKDLIQFMYCGEVNVKQDALPAFISTAESLQIKGLTDNDPAPQPPQESSPPPAAPHVQQQQIPAQRVQRQQPRASARYKIETVDDGLGDDSKGGTTQIVIQTTAAPQATIVQQQQTQQQQAAQQIQTQQLQTGTTTTATLVSTNKRSAQRSSLASASSSGGVKRSKTSTSANVMDPLDSTTETGTTTTTQLVPQQITVQTSVVSAAETKLHQQSPQQVRQQQEEAEYIDLPMELPTKSEPDYSEDHGDAAGDGEGTYVEDDTYGDMRYDDSYFTENEDAGNQTAANTSGGGVTATTSKAVVKQQSQNYSESSFVDTSADQGNTEAQAKFDYQISVDVGEATMQLANASSAGVVNSNSPFFIVSKYGTKQIMLKQHTFNRHICRDDVTYWRCSQFAVLRCRARLKTKLDTLTILNSEHNHEVITKARKYGSLKRQRAEAEAAARAERRQDPLETPATPAPPTTT
- the LOC122619687 gene encoding modifier of mdg4-like isoform X10, producing MADDEQFSLCWNNFNTNLSAGFHESLCRGDLVDVSLAAEGQIVKAHRLVLSVCSPFFRKMFTQMPSNTHAIVFLNNVSHSALKDLIQFMYCGEVNVKQDALPAFISTAESLQIKGLTDNDPAPQPPQESSPPPAAPHVQQQQIPAQRVQRQQPRASARYKIETVDDGLGDDSKGGTTQIVIQTTAAPQATIVQQQQTQQQQAAQQIQTQQLQTGTTTTATLVSTNKRSAQRSSLASASSSGGVKRSKTSTSANVMDPLDSTTETGTTTTTQLVPQQITVQTSVVSAAETKLHQQSPQQVRQQQEEAEYIDLPMELPTKSEPDYSEDHGDAAGDGEGTYVEDDTYGDMRYDDSYFTENEDAGNQTAANTSGGGVTATTSKAVVKQQSQNYSESSFVDTSADQGNTEAQGLGELDPSNLADFGNESFLPKTQGTRPQNVRCGLASEQKCVRTLDDWDRIRYDRTKSGDVLLYDGYRYDRRANYNDIIYWWCAKKRLNCNVYMITHKTKPTYVAISGVHNHL
- the LOC122619687 gene encoding modifier of mdg4-like isoform X24 translates to MADDEQFSLCWNNFNTNLSAGFHESLCRGDLVDVSLAAEGQIVKAHRLVLSVCSPFFRKMFTQMPSNTHAIVFLNNVSHSALKDLIQFMYCGEVNVKQDALPAFISTAESLQIKGLTDNDPAPQPPQESSPPPAAPHVQQQQIPAQRVQRQQPRASARYKIETVDDGLGDDSKGGTTQIVIQTTAAPQATIVQQQQTQQQQAAQQIQTQQLQTGTTTTATLVSTNKRSAQRSSLASASSSGGVKRSKTSTSANVMDPLDSTTETGTTTTTQLVPQQITVQTSVVSAAETKLHQQSPQQVRQQQEEAEYIDLPMELPTKSEPDYSEDHGDAAGDGEGTYVEDDTYGDMRYDDSYFTENEDAGNQTAANTSGGGVTATTSKAVVKQQSQNYSESSFVDTSADQGNTEAQDSVAYYSYITGFRGSRKLKIGEFTFTRNKTSGLKTYWSCARAGAHKCKARVVTGQDHDVTIKCGQHNHPPY
- the LOC122619687 gene encoding modifier of mdg4-like isoform X18, producing the protein MADDEQFSLCWNNFNTNLSAGFHESLCRGDLVDVSLAAEGQIVKAHRLVLSVCSPFFRKMFTQMPSNTHAIVFLNNVSHSALKDLIQFMYCGEVNVKQDALPAFISTAESLQIKGLTDNDPAPQPPQESSPPPAAPHVQQQQIPAQRVQRQQPRASARYKIETVDDGLGDDSKGGTTQIVIQTTAAPQATIVQQQQTQQQQAAQQIQTQQLQTGTTTTATLVSTNKRSAQRSSLASASSSGGVKRSKTSTSANVMDPLDSTTETGTTTTTQLVPQQITVQTSVVSAAETKLHQQSPQQVRQQQEEAEYIDLPMELPTKSEPDYSEDHGDAAGDGEGTYVEDDTYGDMRYDDSYFTENEDAGNQTAANTSGGGVTATTSKAVVKQQSQNYSESSFVDTSADQGNTEAQENTLEYVVSQKGHVLLMHKKFSYVREKCIKGKTYWRCTQYTTQSKCHGRLHMLNEEIVHFRSHNHSPTGQERRQYMKLLLNNVHGTFGQL
- the LOC122619687 gene encoding modifier of mdg4-like isoform X4, with product MADDEQFSLCWNNFNTNLSAGFHESLCRGDLVDVSLAAEGQIVKAHRLVLSVCSPFFRKMFTQMPSNTHAIVFLNNVSHSALKDLIQFMYCGEVNVKQDALPAFISTAESLQIKGLTDNDPAPQPPQESSPPPAAPHVQQQQIPAQRVQRQQPRASARYKIETVDDGLGDDSKGGTTQIVIQTTAAPQATIVQQQQTQQQQAAQQIQTQQLQTGTTTTATLVSTNKRSAQRSSLASASSSGGVKRSKTSTSANVMDPLDSTTETGTTTTTQLVPQQITVQTSVVSAAETKLHQQSPQQVRQQQEEAEYIDLPMELPTKSEPDYSEDHGDAAGDGEGTYVEDDTYGDMRYDDSYFTENEDAGNQTAANTSGGGVTATTSKAVVKQQSQNYSESSFVDTSADQGNTEAQVFDDLDDMKGAIKHSLLTFIRGQRGCKLLAFNGHNYVRNRRSNLKTYWICSKKGSTKCNARVVTNVVEGVHKIVLESCHHTCLNTERKKRLSVANIMGKPRNKSGKAVSTGFIKEEGDEDLTLELRTLNLSIEDLNNLQ
- the LOC122619687 gene encoding modifier of mdg4-like isoform X3 is translated as MADDEQFSLCWNNFNTNLSAGFHESLCRGDLVDVSLAAEGQIVKAHRLVLSVCSPFFRKMFTQMPSNTHAIVFLNNVSHSALKDLIQFMYCGEVNVKQDALPAFISTAESLQIKGLTDNDPAPQPPQESSPPPAAPHVQQQQIPAQRVQRQQPRASARYKIETVDDGLGDDSKGGTTQIVIQTTAAPQATIVQQQQTQQQQAAQQIQTQQLQTGTTTTATLVSTNKRSAQRSSLASASSSGGVKRSKTSTSANVMDPLDSTTETGTTTTTQLVPQQITVQTSVVSAAETKLHQQSPQQVRQQQEEAEYIDLPMELPTKSEPDYSEDHGDAAGDGEGTYVEDDTYGDMRYDDSYFTENEDAGNQTAANTSGGGVTATTSKAVVKQQSQNYSESSFVDTSADQGNTEAQDDELVFIESPWSTPCLVLNGYMYNCHSRKSNKQYWRCHNYSKKVHEMRCRSRCVLENGRLKSVTGGLHNHQPHTEKIDKIIQRNKMAAVSTGRKLSRTHSFTQLQLQEQKQEFIDEHQLTTDAATLQLTDQELMHASMMLMHE
- the LOC122619687 gene encoding modifier of mdg4-like isoform X23; its protein translation is MADDEQFSLCWNNFNTNLSAGFHESLCRGDLVDVSLAAEGQIVKAHRLVLSVCSPFFRKMFTQMPSNTHAIVFLNNVSHSALKDLIQFMYCGEVNVKQDALPAFISTAESLQIKGLTDNDPAPQPPQESSPPPAAPHVQQQQIPAQRVQRQQPRASARYKIETVDDGLGDDSKGGTTQIVIQTTAAPQATIVQQQQTQQQQAAQQIQTQQLQTGTTTTATLVSTNKRSAQRSSLASASSSGGVKRSKTSTSANVMDPLDSTTETGTTTTTQLVPQQITVQTSVVSAAETKLHQQSPQQVRQQQEEAEYIDLPMELPTKSEPDYSEDHGDAAGDGEGTYVEDDTYGDMRYDDSYFTENEDAGNQTAANTSGGGVTATTSKAVVKQQSQNYSESSFVDTSADQGNTEAQGTAHLASFSCTRKKKRKLVIDRHEFVMDRKLKSSINWRCARYRSSNCKVRATTHVLKNGQEVYRLKYAKHSHL